Part of the Streptomyces sp. f51 genome is shown below.
GAGCCGACGCCCATGATGACCGACTGTCCGGGCATCAGACGCGGGACCGAGTGGACGGTGCCGAGGCCGCCGGGGTTGGTCAGGGAGACCGTGACACCGGTGAAGTCGTCCATCGTCAGCTTGCCGTCACGGGCGCGGCGGACGATGTCCTCGTAGGCCTGCCAGAACTCGAAGAAGTTCAGCGTCTCGGCCCTCTTGATGCCCGCGACGACCAGCTGGCGGTCGCCGTTGGGCTTCACCAGGTCGATGGCGAGGCCGAAGTTGACGTGCGCGGGCTTGACGAGGGTGGGCTTCCCGTCCTTCTCCGCGTAGTGCCAGTTCATCGACGGCATGGCCTTGATGGCCTGCACCATCGCGTACCCGATGAGGTGGGTGAAGGAGATCTTCCCGCCCCGGGCGCGCTTCAGGTGGTTGTTGATGACGATGCGGTTGTCGAAGAGCAGCTTCACCGGGACCGCGCGCACGGACGTGGCCGTGGGCAGTTCCAGGGAGGCGTTCATGTTCTTCGCGACGGCACCGGCGGGACCGCGCAGGGTCACGTACTCGGGGCCCTCGGGCGCCTCGGCGGCCGGAGCGGCCTTCGGCTTCGCGGCGGCCGGAGCGGCAGCGGCGGGAGCCGGGGCGGCGGCAGCGGGCTTCGGAGCCGCGGGAGCGGCGGCCGGAGCGGGCGCGGGCGCGGCCGGGGCCTGGGGAGGAGCCTGGCGCGCCGCGGGCGGCACGGGAGCGGCCTGCGTGGCCGGGGTGGTGGTCCCTGCGGCCCCCGCGGCCGCAGTACCCGCCGGAGCCTGGGCGGCGGGCGCCCCGGGCTTGTAATCGGCGAAGAAGTCCCACCAGGCTCGGTCTACGGAATTCGGGTCCTGGAGGTACTGCTGATAGATCTCGTCGACGAGCCACTCGTTGGCACCGAAGGCGGCCGCGGGGTTCTTCCCGGCGGCTTGGTCATCGGTCGAGATACTCGAGTTACTGGGGGACTGTGGCGACACGGCGCTAACCGCCCTCTTCCGCTTCGCAAGGTGATGGACAGCGGGAATAAAGGCTACGCCTCCCTGGCCGAGAAGGTCAGGCCGGGCCCGTCCAACGTCGCGTAAGTCACATCGGAATCCGTGTTTCGCCCATGGAAATGGCGGGAAACAAGCGAGGTTCCACTTCGGAACGGGTACGTCGACCCGGGGTCGCGGCAACCCTCACGCGGCCCTGTGCCTGATCACACGTGTACGCCGGCGGCGACAGTGGTGGATCTTGCGGCTCCGGTTCGAACTTTACGTCAACTTGGCAGGGAAGGGAGGCCCGGAAGGATGACCTGGATCCGGCAGCCCCGCTGAGATTCGGCCACACCGATCCGTCCGCCGTGCAGATCCACCGCCCAGCGGGCGATCGCGAGGCCGAGACCGGTACCGCCGTCGCTGCCCGGACCGTGCGGCGCGGGGACCCCGCCGCGGTTGAACCGCTCGAACACGCGGTGCCACTCCGACTTCGGGATCCCGGGGCCCTCGTCCAGGACCTCCAGGGCCAGCGACTCGGGAAGGTCGCCCCGTCGCGCCCGTACCGTCACCCGGCCGTGCGGCGGGCTGTGCTTGACCGCGTTGTCGATGAGATTCGCCACGACCTGGTGGATCCGCTCCGGGTCCGCGTGCGCGGTCAGCTCCGGCGGGGACACGTCGAGGTGCAGATGGACGTCCGTACGGGTGTGGCCGCCGCCGGAGCCCGACGCGAGGTCCGCGCGTGCCGAGGCGACCATGTTGGCCTCCTTCAGCACTCCGGACAGATACGGCCACACCTCGAAGCGCCGCCTGCGCAGCGGTACGACGCCGTTGTCCAGCCGGGACAGGTCCAGCAGCGTCTCCACCAGCCGCCCGAGGCGCTCCGTCTGCTTCAGCGCGGTGCGCATCGTCTCGGGGTCGGCCTCCGAGACACCGTCCACGACGTTCTCCAGAACGGCGCGCAGCCCCGCGATCGGGGTGCGCAGCTCGTGCGAGACATTCGCCACGAGCTCCTTGCGCTGCCGGTCCTGGGCCTCCAGCTCGTCGGCCATGAGGTTGATCGTCTGGGCCAGGTCGCCCAGCTCGTCCCGCCGGTCGTCCCGCACCCGCCGGGTGTAGTCGCCGTGCCAGATCGAGCGGGCCACCGCGTTCATCTCGTCCAGCGGCGCGGTCAGCGAGTGCGCCACGAACTGCGTGATCAGCAGCGTGGCGATCATCGAGAAGACCGTGATGAAACGGAGCTCCGTCTTGGTGTGCACCGCGATCATCGAAAGACCGGTCGTGATGAGCACGGAGATGACGACCAGCGCGCCCAGCTTGGTCTTGATCGAGAAGGGGCGCACCTCGCCCCAGGAACCCGAGCTCCTGCGCTCCACGGGCACGCGCTCGCCGAGCCCGCGTCCCCGCTCTCCGAGTCCGCTCATCACATCAGCCCCTCACGGGTCCCGGTCGCCCGGGTCCCGACGTCTCCTGCCCAGGCCCGGCTCAGGGAGTCGGGGTCTCCAGCGCGTAGCCGACGCCGTGCACCGTGCGGATCCGCTCGGCACCGATCTTGCGGCGCAGCGCCTTGATGTGGCTGTCGACGGTCCGGGTACCGGAGGCGTCGGCCCAGTCCCACACCTCGGCGAGCAGCTGCTCGCGCGAGAGTACGGCACGCGGGGTGTTCGCGAGGCAGACGAGCAGGTCGAACTCGGTCGGCGTGAGGTGGACGTCCTCGCTGCGGACCCGCACGCGGCGCTGCGCGTGGTCGACCTCCAGCTCGCCGAGCCGCAGGATGCCGCTGCGCGGGGTGGAGGCAGCGACGACGGCGCGCTCGACCCTGCGGAGCAGGACGTGCACCCGGGCGGCCAGCTCGCGCATCGAGAACGGCTTGGTCATGTAGTCGTCGGCGCCGACCCCGAGCCCGACCAGCATGTCGGTCTCGTCGTCGCGCGCGGTGAGCATCAGCACCGGCACCGGACGGGCGGCCTGCACACGGCGGCAGACCTCCAGACCGTCGAAGCCGGGCAGCATGATGTCGAGGATCAGCAGATCGGGCTGCCATGCCTCGGCGGTGTCGACGGCGGCAGGGCCGTCACCCGCGGTTTGCACGAGGAACCCCTCGGCTCGCAGACGGGCCGCGATGGCGTCGACGATCGTGGGGTCGTCCTCGACGACCAGGACACGGCGCTGAGCGCCGGGGGTCGCCGCCGTGCCGTTCTGGGAGGTGTGTGTCTGCTCCATCGCCCGCCCCTGAAGTGTGCTTTCCGGAATCCGTGGGGTGATCCCATGACTGCGCTTGACGCTTGAATGATCCGCGTCAGGCAAGCAGGGTACGGGCAGTGGGTGCGGCTCGGCTATCCAGGCCTCACCGCGAGATGCACCACGTCGGGAACGCCCCGGGCAACGGGGACCACTTCGGTACGGACCCGTTGGAATCCGGCATTCCGCAAGGTTCCTTCAAATTCCGGAGAGGGCTCGGCCGACCACACGGCGAGAACGCCGCCGGGCCTCAACGCCCTTGCGCAGCTTGCCAGTCCGGACGTCCCGTACAGGCCCGCGTTGCCGTCGGTGACCGTCCAGCCGGGTCCGTTGTCGATGTCGAGGCACAGGGCGTCGAACGTGTCGGAGATCTCATTGACGTAGTCGACGAGATCCCTCTCGACGATCTCCGTACGCGGGTCGGCGAGCGCCCCGGCCGAGAGCGGCGCCAGGGGGCCGCCCCGGTGCCAGTCGATGATCGCTCGTTCGCGCTCGACAACCGTGATGCGTCCCCAGCGGTGATCGGCCGCCGCGTGCGCCAGCGAGAACCCGACGCCGAGCCCGCCGATCAGCACGCTCGGCTCCGGGCGCCCGTCCAGGGCGTCGTACGCCGCGTCCACGAGCAGCCGCTCGGAACGCCCGTCGGAGGTGTCCATCAGGAAGCACCCGTTGGCGATGATCTGGAGCAGGGCGCCGTGGCGCCGCAGCACGACCTCGCCGTACGGGCCCTGGCGGCGGTCGATGACCTCGGGAGTGTCGTACGCGGCAGTCATGGCCGCCATCCTGGCATTTTCACCTGTACGGGTCGCGGGAATTGCGGGGTGCGGCGGCGCCGGCCGGTTCGGCGGCCTCCGGGGTGAGAGCGGAGCCTCCCGGGTTGACGCGGAGGCGGCTCCGGCGTCCCGGCCCGTTTGTTGAGGACTTCCTGAGAATCCTCGCGTGCGTGGCGCCGGTCATAGACAGCGACGGGAGGGGACGCGAAGGGTGGAGGGTGACGGAAGGAGCGCCGTGGATCCGAGCACAACCGACCGGACCGGCACACTCCCCGGCGACGTCTCCCCATCCCTCGGTGAAATCTCCCCATCCCTTGTCGATGCCTCCCCATCTATAGGAGGGGCTTCGGCGGGTGCCGACGTTTCGGCGGGTGCCGACGGGGAAGCCGCATCTCCTGACATGGCCCACCCGTCACCGCCGAACCAGCTTTCCGCGATGCCCCAGCAGCGCTACGGGTCCACGACGCCGGCGGTGCCCGTCACCGGACCGGTGGACCCTCCCGGGCCGGCGGTCACGGGCGCCGTGCCGCGTTCGCCGGAACCGGCGGGCACGAGCGCCGTGCCGCGTTCCCCGGAACCGGCGGGCACCAGCGACGGCCTGTCCGCGGGGCGGCGGGTCCTGCGGCTCGTGCCCAGCCCGCGGGGTACGCCCTTCGCCTTCGGGTACGCGGCCGTCCTCGCCGTCACCTCCTACCTGGCCGACCACGCGCACCCCGCGTTCGTCCGCGCCCTGCACCAGGCGTCCAGCACGGACGTCGCCCACCTCGTGCGGCACCCCGTCCTCGTCCTGCTCGCCAGCGCGCTGTGGATCGTCGGCGGGATCGCCTCGCCGTACGCGGCCGGCTTCCTGCTCGTGCTGACCGCGCTGGAGCGCCGTACCGGCGCCGCGTGCGCGGCCGGCGTCTTCCTGCTCGGGCACGTGGTGGCCACGCTCGTCACCGAACTGCCGGTCGGGGCCGCGGTGCTCACGGGCGTCCTGCCGGTCGGCGACACGCACCGGCTCGACTACGGCATCAGCTTCGGCGTCGCCGCGAGCGTCGGCTCGCTCGCGGGACTCCTCTCTCCCTGGGTGCGCTGGCCGCTGCTGATCGGCTTCGGGTCGGTCCTCACCCAGGACCTGATCCTCCTCACCGACCCCGTGACGGACACGGGCCACCTCGTCGCGCTGGCGATCGGCGTCGCGACCTGGCCGTTCGTACGGCGACGGCACCGGCGGCACCCGGCGGCACCGGCCGCCCGCCCGTGAGGCGCGGCCACGCCGACCGGACGGCCGCCTTCCCGGCCGGGGCCTCCGGGCCGAGCCAGGACCGACGGACAAGAACCGCCCCGGTTGACCCGTCCGAGTGGCGGCAGCAGCACCCCGCCGGGGCATGGCCGCACACACCGGGGGCGCCGCGCACGGCAGGGCCATCGCGCACGGCAGGGCCCGCAGACGGCGGGGCCGCACGCCGTGCGGCGGCGGGGCCGCACGCCGTGCGACCGCACCCGGCGTGGCCCGCCTGATCCACCCGGGTGGGGCCGGTCGCCCGACCGGCCCCCAGGGGAGTTGCCGCACGCCGTGCGACTGCACGTGGCACGACCGCACCAGGCGCCACGCGCGCGTGATCTCCCCGGGGACCGGTCGCCCGACCGGCCCCGGGGGACAGCGCCCGGGGGACAGCGCCCGGGGGACAGCGCCCGGGGGACAGCGCCCGGGGGACAGCGCCCGGGGGACAGCGCCCGACCGGCCCCGGGGTACAGCGTCCGCGGCGGAGGCCGTCCCCGGTGAGGCTCTAGCGGGTCGGCGAACCGTTCTGGGCGTCGGCCGCGGACTGCCAGGCCTGGAGGCCGGCCATGGAGGCCTCCTTGGCCCGCCGCCAGTGCAGGGCCGCCTGCTGGGACGGGGGCATGTCCATGGCCCGGACCATGCGTCGGCCCGCGGCGAGCAGGGCGCCGGCCGCGATGACCATGCCGGTGCACGCCACCACGGTGCCGGCCACGGTGAGCACGGCACCGGCCGTCACGAGCCGGGTGTCGATGTCGATCTTGCGCTGGGCGAGGTGATGGTTCATGTCCCCACCATCCGAGCCCGAAGCCCACCCCGCATCCCGGGCACTCCTCTCGCGCGTCCCGGCAGCGGATGCGCGGCGGCTCTTGATCGCCGCCGAGGCCCGCTGCTTGGGTGGCCCGCATGACAGAACTCGGACCCGTCACCTGGCCGCCCGCCCCGATCAGGACCGAGAGGCTCGTGCTCCGCGCGCCCGAGGCCCGGGACCGGCCGGCGTTCGTCGACCTGCTCGCCTCACCGGAGGTGCACACCTACCTCGGCGGCCCCCGCCCGCGTGAGGAACTCGAACGCGAGACGCCCGAGGTGCCCGAGGGGTGGCCCGGGAGTTTCGCCGTCGAGCGCGACGGCGTCGTGATCGGTCAGATCCTGCTCAGGAGAGCACCCGCACACGGTCGCCCGGCCGCCGCGGGCAAGGTCGATCTCGGCTACCTGTTCCTGCCGCGGGCGTGGGGACACGGATACGCGGCCGAGGCGTGCGCGGCGGCACTCGACTGGCTCGACACCGTCCTCCCCGGCGAGCCCGTGGTGCTCCACACCCAGACCGCCAACGCCGGCTCCATGCGCCTCGCGGCCAAGCTGGGGTTCACCGAGGCGGAGCGGTTCCGGGCCTGGGACGCCGAGCAGTGGCTCGGCCTGCGGACGCGTCCCTGAGCCGCAATCCCGGGAGCGGGAAAGCGATCGCTCAGAGCGAACAGGTCCCGGGGAACATTGCGGAGCCCCCGTGCATTGAGTCGACATAGCTCAACTTGAATGCCGAAGGGGAGATCATGGCTTCGACGTCCGCATCACTCACTCTGCCCGTGCTGCCGCTCGACGACGAGGTCGTGCTGCCCGGCATGGTGGTTCCGCTGGACCTGAACGACACCGATGTGCGCGCCGCGGTGGAGGCCGCTCAGGCCGCCGCCCGTTCAACGCCCGGAAAGCCTCAGGTACTCCTGGTGCCACGCATCGACGGGACCTACGCGAGCACCGGCGTGCTCGGCACCGTCGAGCAGGTCGGCCGGCTGGCCGACGGCGACCCGGGCGCGCTGATCCGGGGACGCGGGCGCGTGAAGGTGGGCGCGGGGACGACCGGTCCCGGCGCCGCCCTGTGGGTCGAGGGCACCCGGGTCGAGGAGACCGTGCCCGACCCGCTGCCCGGCCGGGTCACCGACCTGGTGAAGGAGTACAAGGCCCTGGCCACCAGCTGGCTGCGCAAGCGCGCCGCCTGGCAGGTGGTGGACAGGGTGCAGCAGATCGACGACGTCTCCGCCCTTGCCGACAATTCCGGTTACTCACCTTTCCTCAGCGTGGAGCAGAAGGTCGAACTGCTGGAGACGGCCGACCCGGTGGCCCGGCTCAAGCTCGCCACCGAGCAGCTCCGCGAACACCTCGCCGAGCAGGACGTCGCCGAGTCCATCGCCAAGGACGTCCAGGAGGGCGTCGACAAGCAGCAGCGCGAGTTCCTCCTGCGCCGCCAGCTCGAAGCCGTACGCAAGGAGCTGCGCGACCTCAAGGGAGAGGACGGCGAGGACGAGTCCGACGACTACCGCGCCCGCGTGGAGGCCGCCGACCTCCCGGAGAACGTCCGCGAGGCGGCTCTCAAGGAGGTCGAGAAGCTGGAGCGGTCCAGTGACCAGTCGCCCGAGGGCAGCTGGATCCGGACCTGGCTCGACACCGTCCTGGAACTGCCGTGGAACGAACGGACCGAGGACGCGTACGACATCCGGGGCGCCCAGGCCGTGCTCGACGCCGAGCACGCCGGTCTGGAGGACGTGAAGGAGCGCATCACCGAGTACCTGGCCGTGCGCAAGCGGCGCTCGGACCGGGGACTGGGAGTCGTCGGCGGGCGGCGCGGCGGTGCCGTGCTCGCGCTCGTCGGCCCGCCCGGCGTCGGCAAGACCTCGCTCGGCGAGTCCGTCGCGCACGCCATGGGCCGCAAGTTCGTCCGCGTCGCCCTCGGCGGCGTCCGGGACGAGGCCGAGATCCGCGGACACCGCCGTACGTACGTCGGCGCGCTGCCCGGCCGGATCGTGCGCGCCATCAAGGAGGCCGGGTCGATGAACCCGGTGGTCCTGCTCGACGAGATCGACAAGGTCGGCTCCGACTTCCGGGGCGACCCGGCGGCGGCGCTGCTCGAAGTCCTCGACCCGGCGCAGAACCACACCTTCCGCGATCACTACCTGGAGGTCGAACTCGACCTGTCCGACGTGGTGTTCCTCGCCACGGCCAACGTCCTCGAAGCCATCCCGGAGGCCCTGCTCGACCGTATGGAGCTGGTCCGCCTCGACGGCTACACCGAGGACGAGAAGGTCGTCATCGCCCGGGACCACCTGCTGCCGCGCCAGCTGGAGCGAGCCGGTCTGGAGAAGGACGAGGTCGTCCTCGACGAGAGCGCGCTGCGCAGACTCGCCGGGGAGTACACCCGGGAAGCGGGCGTACGGAACCTGGAGCGGGGCATCGCCCGGCTGCTCCGCAAGGTCGCGGCCCAGCACGAACTGGGCGAGCGGAAGCTGCCGTTCACGGTGACGGACGCCGACCTGCGCGGACTCATCGGGCGCCCGCACCACGTGCCCGAGTCCGCCCAGGACCCCGCCGAGCGGCGCACGGCGGTGCCCGGAGTCGCCACGGGCCTCGCGGTCACCGGCGCGGGCGGGGACGTCCTGTACGTGGAGGCGTCGCTGGCCGACCCGGAGACGGGCGCGGCCGGTCTGACCCTCACCGGTCAACTCGGGGACGTGATGAAGGAGTCGGCACAGATCGCGCTCTCCTTCCTGCGCTCGCACGGCGCGGAGCTCGAACTCCCCGTCGGCGATCTGAAGGACCGGGGCGCGCACATCCACTTCCCGGCGGGCGCGGTCCCCAAGGACGGCCCGAGCGCGGGCGTCACGATGACGACCGCCCTGGCGTCGCTGCTGTCCGGGCGGCTGGTCCGCACCGATGTGGCCATGACCGGTGAGGTGTCGCTGACCGGCCGGGTCCTGCCGATCGGCGGGGTGAAGCAGAAGCTGCTCGCCGCGCACCGGGCGGGTGTCACGACGGTGATCATCCCCAAGCGCAACGAGGCCGATCTGGACGACGTACCGGCCGAGGTCCTGGAGAAGCTCGACGTCCACGCCGTCACGGACGTCCGCCAGGTCCTGGAGCTGGCTCTGGCGCCGGCGACGAACGGCGCCGTGCCGGAGGTTCCGGTAGCGGCGTGACGGACGCTGCCGGAAGGGAGGGCCCGGGTCCCGTGAGGGAGACCCGGGCCCTCGCCGTGCCTGCCGCCTGCCGCCTTCGCCGTGCCTGCCCGCAGGCGTGGTGCCGTACGCCGGGTGCCTGCGCCGTGCCCGGGGGTGGCCGTCTGCGCGAGGCCGCGTTCCGGTCGTACGGCGGCGGTGCGCCTCAGCCGTTGGCGAGTGCCTGGACGCGGTCCAGGGCGCCGTTGAACTTGTCGTGGTCACCGACCGTCGGGCCGGACGACGTGTACTGCCACATCGTGTAGTAGCCCCAGCCCGCCGGGAGCGTCCCCGGATCGGAGGCGTAGCGCGCGATCCACAAGGGGTTGGAGGCGGCGAAGCCGGAGTAGTCGCCGGTGCACTGGGTCCACCAGCTCGCGGCCGTGTAGATCACCGCGTCGCGGCCGGTACGGGCCTTGTACTGGGTCAGGAAGCTGCTGATCCAGCTGACCATCGCGCTCTGCGTCTTGCCGTAGCAGGCGGCACCGTACGGGTTCCACTCGATGTCG
Proteins encoded:
- a CDS encoding spermidine synthase, with the translated sequence MTAAYDTPEVIDRRQGPYGEVVLRRHGALLQIIANGCFLMDTSDGRSERLLVDAAYDALDGRPEPSVLIGGLGVGFSLAHAAADHRWGRITVVERERAIIDWHRGGPLAPLSAGALADPRTEIVERDLVDYVNEISDTFDALCLDIDNGPGWTVTDGNAGLYGTSGLASCARALRPGGVLAVWSAEPSPEFEGTLRNAGFQRVRTEVVPVARGVPDVVHLAVRPG
- a CDS encoding rhomboid-like protein; translation: MPQQRYGSTTPAVPVTGPVDPPGPAVTGAVPRSPEPAGTSAVPRSPEPAGTSDGLSAGRRVLRLVPSPRGTPFAFGYAAVLAVTSYLADHAHPAFVRALHQASSTDVAHLVRHPVLVLLASALWIVGGIASPYAAGFLLVLTALERRTGAACAAGVFLLGHVVATLVTELPVGAAVLTGVLPVGDTHRLDYGISFGVAASVGSLAGLLSPWVRWPLLIGFGSVLTQDLILLTDPVTDTGHLVALAIGVATWPFVRRRHRRHPAAPAARP
- a CDS encoding GNAT family N-acetyltransferase translates to MTELGPVTWPPAPIRTERLVLRAPEARDRPAFVDLLASPEVHTYLGGPRPREELERETPEVPEGWPGSFAVERDGVVIGQILLRRAPAHGRPAAAGKVDLGYLFLPRAWGHGYAAEACAAALDWLDTVLPGEPVVLHTQTANAGSMRLAAKLGFTEAERFRAWDAEQWLGLRTRP
- the lon gene encoding endopeptidase La — encoded protein: MASTSASLTLPVLPLDDEVVLPGMVVPLDLNDTDVRAAVEAAQAAARSTPGKPQVLLVPRIDGTYASTGVLGTVEQVGRLADGDPGALIRGRGRVKVGAGTTGPGAALWVEGTRVEETVPDPLPGRVTDLVKEYKALATSWLRKRAAWQVVDRVQQIDDVSALADNSGYSPFLSVEQKVELLETADPVARLKLATEQLREHLAEQDVAESIAKDVQEGVDKQQREFLLRRQLEAVRKELRDLKGEDGEDESDDYRARVEAADLPENVREAALKEVEKLERSSDQSPEGSWIRTWLDTVLELPWNERTEDAYDIRGAQAVLDAEHAGLEDVKERITEYLAVRKRRSDRGLGVVGGRRGGAVLALVGPPGVGKTSLGESVAHAMGRKFVRVALGGVRDEAEIRGHRRTYVGALPGRIVRAIKEAGSMNPVVLLDEIDKVGSDFRGDPAAALLEVLDPAQNHTFRDHYLEVELDLSDVVFLATANVLEAIPEALLDRMELVRLDGYTEDEKVVIARDHLLPRQLERAGLEKDEVVLDESALRRLAGEYTREAGVRNLERGIARLLRKVAAQHELGERKLPFTVTDADLRGLIGRPHHVPESAQDPAERRTAVPGVATGLAVTGAGGDVLYVEASLADPETGAAGLTLTGQLGDVMKESAQIALSFLRSHGAELELPVGDLKDRGAHIHFPAGAVPKDGPSAGVTMTTALASLLSGRLVRTDVAMTGEVSLTGRVLPIGGVKQKLLAAHRAGVTTVIIPKRNEADLDDVPAEVLEKLDVHAVTDVRQVLELALAPATNGAVPEVPVAA
- a CDS encoding HAMP domain-containing sensor histidine kinase, translated to MSGLGERGRGLGERVPVERRSSGSWGEVRPFSIKTKLGALVVISVLITTGLSMIAVHTKTELRFITVFSMIATLLITQFVAHSLTAPLDEMNAVARSIWHGDYTRRVRDDRRDELGDLAQTINLMADELEAQDRQRKELVANVSHELRTPIAGLRAVLENVVDGVSEADPETMRTALKQTERLGRLVETLLDLSRLDNGVVPLRRRRFEVWPYLSGVLKEANMVASARADLASGSGGGHTRTDVHLHLDVSPPELTAHADPERIHQVVANLIDNAVKHSPPHGRVTVRARRGDLPESLALEVLDEGPGIPKSEWHRVFERFNRGGVPAPHGPGSDGGTGLGLAIARWAVDLHGGRIGVAESQRGCRIQVILPGLPSLPS
- a CDS encoding response regulator transcription factor — encoded protein: MEQTHTSQNGTAATPGAQRRVLVVEDDPTIVDAIAARLRAEGFLVQTAGDGPAAVDTAEAWQPDLLILDIMLPGFDGLEVCRRVQAARPVPVLMLTARDDETDMLVGLGVGADDYMTKPFSMRELAARVHVLLRRVERAVVAASTPRSGILRLGELEVDHAQRRVRVRSEDVHLTPTEFDLLVCLANTPRAVLSREQLLAEVWDWADASGTRTVDSHIKALRRKIGAERIRTVHGVGYALETPTP